The Flavobacterium sp. 123 genome contains a region encoding:
- a CDS encoding trehalose synthase: protein MIDNKINEDEFQEPFVFKTDWKNAFDDEEFVKVFSSDILENYIINKRWYGGKASTLKYIEVVDFFKISSKDNTYFGVLLEVNFKEAFYQHYFMPLAFMSEEELDTNTIIAPVKMNNIDGFLVDALHQEDFRKLLFDEIIHSKGTESSKVQFHKGNKLDDKEYISSKFMGVEQSNTSIIYNNTLVLKIFRRIYISMNPDYEISRFLTERMNFKSSPQYKGSISVILTEGNITLGLMQELVPNQGDAWKFMLEEVDRIFDNLNHKKIKINKLPDIDLFKRLKLNEVPHEIIDWAGLSIFLRIQTLATRTAEMHIALGSDIHETAFTPTTYNGDYTVWLKNRLTYQFQNRLNILENNLHKLDGLALELANQFLDHKKEIRKLFLDFDWTKMKSERIRIHGDYHLGQVLVNGDDFYILDFEGEPESTIRDRKVKQPPLKDVAGMFRSFHYSIYATIFNNKEKYPYEQKELFQAGEILFKYFVGVFLQTYTEVAQSGNLNIGYKKEIDFLLKYCLLEKAVYELGYELNSRPRWSVIPLTGIASIMEFEKHN, encoded by the coding sequence ATGATTGACAATAAAATTAATGAAGACGAATTTCAAGAGCCATTTGTTTTTAAAACAGATTGGAAAAATGCATTCGATGATGAAGAGTTTGTAAAAGTTTTCTCTTCGGATATTTTAGAAAATTATATCATTAATAAGCGTTGGTATGGAGGAAAAGCAAGTACTTTAAAATATATTGAAGTAGTTGACTTTTTTAAGATTTCATCAAAAGACAATACTTATTTTGGAGTTTTACTTGAAGTAAATTTTAAGGAAGCTTTTTATCAGCATTATTTCATGCCCCTAGCTTTCATGTCAGAAGAAGAGCTAGATACCAATACGATTATTGCTCCTGTAAAAATGAACAATATTGACGGGTTTCTTGTTGATGCGTTGCATCAAGAGGATTTTAGAAAATTATTGTTTGATGAAATTATTCATTCCAAAGGGACGGAGTCTTCAAAAGTACAATTTCACAAAGGAAATAAATTAGATGATAAAGAATATATATCTTCTAAATTCATGGGTGTTGAGCAAAGTAATACTTCAATTATTTACAATAACACATTAGTTTTGAAGATATTCAGGAGAATATATATAAGTATGAATCCTGATTATGAAATCAGTCGTTTCCTTACGGAAAGAATGAATTTTAAAAGTTCTCCACAATACAAAGGTAGTATAAGTGTGATATTAACGGAAGGAAACATTACCCTTGGATTAATGCAGGAATTAGTTCCTAATCAAGGAGATGCTTGGAAGTTTATGTTGGAAGAAGTTGACCGAATTTTTGATAATTTGAATCATAAAAAGATAAAAATCAATAAATTACCAGATATTGATTTATTCAAACGATTAAAGCTTAATGAGGTTCCACATGAAATAATTGATTGGGCTGGATTAAGTATCTTTTTACGTATTCAAACGCTCGCTACCCGAACTGCTGAAATGCATATAGCTTTAGGAAGTGATATTCACGAAACTGCTTTTACACCTACAACCTATAATGGAGATTATACGGTTTGGTTAAAAAACAGATTAACATATCAGTTCCAAAACAGATTGAATATTCTGGAAAACAATTTGCATAAATTAGATGGTTTAGCTTTAGAATTAGCCAATCAGTTTTTAGACCATAAAAAAGAAATTCGAAAGTTATTTTTAGATTTTGATTGGACTAAAATGAAATCCGAACGAATTCGTATTCATGGTGATTACCATTTAGGGCAGGTTTTAGTGAATGGCGATGATTTTTATATTCTAGATTTTGAAGGAGAACCAGAGAGTACAATTAGAGATAGAAAAGTAAAACAACCACCATTGAAAGATGTTGCTGGGATGTTTCGTTCTTTTCATTATTCGATTTATGCTACAATTTTTAATAATAAAGAAAAATACCCATACGAACAAAAAGAGCTTTTTCAGGCTGGAGAAATATTATTTAAATATTTTGTTGGTGTATTTTTACAGACATATACCGAGGTGGCACAAAGCGGAAATTTGAATATTGGATATAAAAAAGAGATTGATTTTCTCTTGAAATATTGCTTGCTTGAAAAAGCGGTTTACGAGTTAGGCTATGAATTAAATTCACGTCCACGCTGGTCCGTAATACCTTTAACAGGAATTGCGAGCATTATGGAGTTTGAAAAGCATAATTAA
- a CDS encoding alpha-1,4-glucan--maltose-1-phosphate maltosyltransferase: MQNQTRIIIENVLPQLDCGAFAIKRIIGQKVHVTAAVFSDGHDVLESCVKYKHEADENWQEVRMTPTVNDEWFAEFKVEKQGFYSYLVEGWVDYALNWQHGTERKIQDNQHVKSELLEGAEYVRAILPLVNATESDYLKTLEYYFITESEYNNAVREASSHELTRIFKKYPIRFLENKSQELKVYVDRKKALYSTWYEFFPRSASSEEGKHGTFKDCERLLPRVAAMGFDTLYFPPIHPIGEVNRKGKNNATNAQPGDVGSPWGIGSQYGGHKSTHPELGTIEDFKELVKKAQDLGIEVAMDYALQAAPDHPYVKDFPQWFKWRPDGTVQYAENPPKKYQDIQPIYFESGDWKNLWKELLDVALFWIEECNIKVYRVDNPHTKPFYFWGWLIAEIKKKHPDVLFLAEAFTRPKIMNELAKQGFSQSYTYFTWRNSKKELTEYVEELTQSEQKEFYRPNFWPNTPDINPFALQSGNESVHLQKYFLAATLSSSVGIYGPVFEYRICEPMASGKEEYLNSEKYEFFKWDWDKQNKITTLITKVNMIRKDHASLQQTNNIVFCDTNNEQVMAYYKFDDEKQNQTLMVVSLDPYNMSRAMVRIPIEQLGNQPIQVTDLITGNNYFWDKEWNYVELSPDLPFHLLKIHR; encoded by the coding sequence ATGCAGAATCAAACCAGAATTATAATAGAAAATGTTTTGCCTCAATTAGATTGTGGGGCTTTCGCCATTAAAAGAATTATTGGTCAAAAAGTACATGTAACCGCTGCTGTCTTTTCTGACGGTCATGATGTTTTAGAAAGTTGTGTCAAGTACAAGCATGAAGCTGATGAAAACTGGCAGGAAGTTCGAATGACTCCAACAGTAAATGATGAATGGTTTGCCGAATTCAAAGTTGAAAAACAAGGATTCTATTCTTATTTAGTAGAAGGATGGGTTGATTATGCTTTAAATTGGCAACACGGAACAGAAAGAAAAATTCAAGATAATCAACATGTAAAATCAGAACTTCTAGAAGGAGCGGAATATGTGCGTGCGATTTTGCCACTTGTTAATGCTACCGAAAGTGATTATTTGAAAACATTAGAGTATTATTTTATTACGGAATCAGAATATAATAATGCTGTTCGTGAAGCATCTTCTCATGAATTAACACGTATTTTTAAAAAATATCCAATTCGTTTTTTAGAAAACAAATCACAAGAATTGAAAGTGTATGTTGATAGAAAAAAAGCATTATACAGTACTTGGTATGAGTTTTTTCCTCGTTCAGCATCATCTGAAGAAGGCAAACACGGTACGTTTAAAGATTGTGAAAGACTTTTACCAAGAGTGGCAGCAATGGGATTTGATACCTTGTATTTTCCGCCAATTCATCCAATTGGGGAAGTAAATAGAAAAGGAAAAAATAATGCTACAAATGCACAACCTGGAGATGTAGGATCGCCATGGGGAATAGGTTCTCAATATGGAGGTCACAAGTCAACACATCCAGAATTAGGAACTATTGAAGACTTTAAGGAATTGGTTAAAAAAGCTCAAGATTTAGGTATTGAAGTGGCTATGGATTATGCTTTACAAGCAGCGCCAGATCATCCTTATGTAAAAGATTTTCCACAATGGTTCAAATGGAGACCGGATGGAACTGTCCAATATGCTGAAAATCCTCCGAAAAAATACCAAGATATTCAACCTATTTATTTTGAAAGTGGTGATTGGAAAAATCTTTGGAAAGAACTTTTAGATGTCGCTTTGTTTTGGATTGAAGAATGCAACATAAAAGTATATAGAGTTGATAATCCGCATACTAAGCCGTTTTATTTTTGGGGTTGGTTGATTGCTGAAATTAAGAAGAAACACCCAGATGTGTTATTTTTAGCAGAAGCTTTTACCCGTCCAAAAATAATGAACGAATTAGCGAAACAAGGTTTTAGTCAATCTTATACGTACTTCACATGGAGAAATTCTAAAAAAGAATTAACGGAATATGTTGAAGAATTAACGCAATCGGAACAAAAGGAGTTTTATCGTCCAAATTTTTGGCCGAATACTCCAGACATAAACCCATTTGCTTTGCAAAGTGGAAATGAATCCGTGCATTTACAGAAATATTTTCTTGCAGCAACATTAAGCTCAAGTGTTGGTATTTATGGGCCTGTATTCGAATATAGAATTTGTGAACCAATGGCTTCTGGTAAAGAGGAATATCTAAATTCTGAGAAATATGAGTTTTTTAAATGGGATTGGGATAAGCAGAACAAAATTACCACTTTGATTACTAAAGTGAATATGATTCGTAAAGATCATGCTTCCTTGCAACAAACTAATAATATTGTTTTTTGTGATACCAATAATGAGCAGGTTATGGCTTACTATAAATTTGATGATGAAAAACAAAATCAAACTTTGATGGTCGTTAGTCTTGATCCGTACAATATGAGTAGGGCAATGGTTAGAATTCCAATAGAACAACTAGGAAATCAACCCATTCAGGTAACAGACTTAATTACAGGTAATAATTATTTTTGGGATAAAGAATGGAATTATGTTGAACTATCACCAGATTTACCATTTCATCTACTTAAAATTCACAGATAA